In Carya illinoinensis cultivar Pawnee chromosome 7, C.illinoinensisPawnee_v1, whole genome shotgun sequence, the following are encoded in one genomic region:
- the LOC122315582 gene encoding uncharacterized protein LOC122315582, with amino-acid sequence MTADVDAHGVGEVSEVPNGEEEEKCSFQDLHRENNGVMIINGSNANKDDADSSYVFVGVSDAVSGDHVEPLDLNEGHVENLGSGGVAKLDVVENGECNQNNGGGDGGSEGSQCEIVEGQLGGSDGVEEENGTEAVGEPEAHPQQQPEPEPQRPEVEEKIKVEESSEDAGETTRSHPVVSDVSASELCESSMQVRDGQTEVVNFDSIAVSELQEIDGEDAKADEDRNPDLLTDGKENEESRDVVSVGVRNYLDQEKEAPELDTNEIPPEGSAPGALAVDLEQNAQTTPPVTDTDLVNEVGNDGPVCDENGDGSPINHTEDGPSETLDPIQKTAEQNGSPENAESLPLPSPPIVCENAAAKEIPVEADSGEYELGLEQSSKTEVVSSENEDCLPSDHDQDSISDNFVNNELVGSIQNAPEQNGSSQNVDCLPASVVCGVVLRESCENFPTAPDDDSVVEKDTGNEASPTPEKFSTYVADDQRPETGVENLGTNESERSDSCPADHTKLELEAEDKPDESIDAEDGPDENIEAKNGLDDAILSGHESNDGKSETETGSVVIDSDKKVSNFPTNALKEEFEVSTVVIACDDGHPHSVAATEVESHVKGLVENELSNTADADVKSESEGENLSTLSSRDMPCDDGIESDSKVQDGSANSTESALNCVSDAVHVEDGVDQLTGTNSGEQPTSQAAEGTTCIQGHETSITSPGGSACDALEGQNSEVVQHPFYYLIRLPRYDDDNLREQINHAQLQVDEKTQSRDAIRAEIQRKRATWKEAGDHFKATKLEERAARDLLKSKRQEMDSAQSVINRVKNSISVEDIDGRIRNMEHAIQHETLPLSEEKQLIREIKQLKQLREKLSSDMGRQDNVQSALVQKDEIEARLKLLRKELDILRDNVMKAEAVTTAARKRYDEENEKFNELHAQFKAADNIRQEAYAHLQSLKKQLHDKNEHFWKYKDDIRAATDLASEGKKEELQRLCINQTERVMELWNKNDEFRKEYIRCNIRSTLRRLRTLDGRSLGPDEQPPLIPKVVYERVAKDKPVSLPLAVEQEKQIVQVETEKVKLVSDAKAVEQKKQTTNRSEKPVKPAPLGNGLANVSSKDEIEVEKEEKPKQTKEEEELARKMEELRREEEKAKLRELHLLEEKAKAKEALERKKRNAEKAQARAMLRAQKEAEQKEKEREKKARKKDKKKAATVAVEATDGANEGESAPSSEIPLETPKESETGENTMTVAKRSKKPSQFTKQSKAKSIPLPLRNRTKRRMQPWMWVLLTALVVFALFLVGNSSFLFDLGLQRFGF; translated from the exons ATGACAGCAGATGTGGATGCGCATGGTGTTGGTGAGGTCTCTGAGGTTCCAAACggtgaggaggaggagaagtgTAGCTTCCAGGATCTGCACAGAGAGAACAACGGGGTTATGATTATTAATGGGAGCAATGCGAATAAGGACGATGCCGACAGCTCTTACGTTTTCGTGGGCGTAAGTGACGCCGTTTCCGGCGATCACGTTGAGCCGTTGGATCTCAATGAGGGGCACGTCGAGAATCTTGGTTCCGGTGGGGTTGCCAAATTGGACGTGGTTGAGAATGGGGAATGTAATCAGAACAATGGTGGTGGCGATGGCGGTTCAGAGGGTTCGCAATGCGAAATCGTGGAGGGGCAATTGGGAGGGAGTGATGGTGTTGAGGAGGAGAATGGGACTGAGGCTGTTGGGGAACCTGAGGCGCATCCGCAGCAGCAGCCGGAGCCGGAGCCTCAGCGGCCCGAGGTTGAAGAGAAAATCAAGGTCGAGGAGTCTTCTGAGGATGCTGGAGAGACTACGAGATCACATCCTGTGGTTTCGGATGTTTCTGCGTCTGAATTATGCGAGTCGTCGATGCAGGTCCGTGATGGCCAGACTGAAGTTGTTAATTTCGACTCAATTGCTGTGTCTGAGCTGCAAGAGATTGACGGAGAAGACGCTAAAGCTGATGAGGATAGGAATCCAGATTTGTTAACAGACGGCAAGGAAAATGAAGAATCTCGGGATGTGGTTAGTGTGGGTGTTCGAAATTATTTGGATCAGGAGAAGGAAGCACCAGAATTGGATACCAATGAGATTCCTCCGGAAGGTAGTGCACCCGGGGCCCTTGCGGTAGACTTGGAGCAGAATGCGCAAACTACTCCTCCTGTCACTGATACGGATTTAGTAAATGAAGTTGGCAATGATGGTCCTGTCTGTGATGAAAATGGGGATGGCTCGCCTATCAACCACACTGAAGATGGCCCCTCAGAAACCCTCGATCCCATACAAAAAACGGCTGAACAAAATGGGTCACCAGAAAATGCCGAAAGCTTGCCCTTACCCTCCCCCCCAATTGTTTGTGAGAATGCAGCTGCTAAGGAGATTCCCGTGGAAGCGGACTCGGGCGAATATGAGTTGGGCTTGGAGCAGAGTTCAAAAACAGAAGTTGTATCTAGTGAAAATGAGGATTGCTTGCCCAGTGATCATGATCAAGATAGCATTTCAGATAACTTTGTTAATAATGAATTGGTTGGTAGCATTCAAAACGCCCCTGAACAAAATGGGTCTTCTCAAAATGTGGATTGCTTGCCTGCCTCTGTTGTGTGTGGGGTTGTACTTCGAGAAAGTTGTGAAAATTTCCCTACTGCTCCTGATGATGATTCGGTAGTAGAAAAGGATACTGGGAATGAGGCTTCTCCAACTCCTGAAAAGTTTTCAACTTATGTTGCTGATGATCAGAGGCCAGAGACTGGAGTTGAAAACTTAGGTACAAATGAAAGTGAAAGATCAGATTCTTGTCCAGCCGATCATACAAAACTAGAACTCGAGGCTGAAGATAAACCTGATGAAAGCATTGACGCTGAGGATGGTCCGGATGAAAATATTGAAGCTAAGAATGGCCTTGACGATGCCATTTTAAGTGGCCATGAGTCCAATGATGGGAAGTCAGAAACTGAGACAGGTTCTGTTGTCATTGATTCAGACAAAAAAGTATCCAACTTTCCAACTAATGCCCTGAAGGAAGAATTCGAAGTTTCAACTGTGGTCATTGCTTGTGATGATGGCCACCCGCATTCTGTTGCTGCTACAGAGGTGGAATCCCATGTAAAGGGTTTGGTTGAAAATGAATTGTCTAATACTGCAGATGCTGATGTGAAATCAGAGTCTGAAGGTGAAAACCTGTCCACACTAAGTAGCAGGGATATGCCCTGTGATGATGGTATTGAATCCGATTCCAAGGTTCAGGATGGCTCAGCTAATTCGACAGAAAGTGCACTAAACTGTGTGTCAGATGCTGTACATGTTGAAGATGGAGTTGATCAGTTAACTGGTACAAATAGTGGTGAGCAACCAACATCTCAAGCAGCTGAGGGCACCACGTGCATTCAGGGTCATGAAACCTCAATAACTTCTCCAGGAGGTTCCGCCTGTGACGCTTTGGAAGGACAAAATTCTGAGGTTGTCCAACACCCATTCTACTATTTAATCAGGCTTCCAAGATATGATGACGATAATTTAAGAGAACAGATTAATCATGCTCAGTTACAAGTTGATGAGAAGACTCAAAGTCGGGATGCTATTCGAGCCGAAATCCAAAGGAAAAGG GCCACTTGGAAGGAGGCTGGTGATCATTTTAAAGCTACCAAGTTGGAAGAGAGAGCTGCACGAGACTTGCTTAAGTCCAAACGCCAGGAGATGGATTCTGCTCAATCTGTGATTAACAGAGTGAAGAATTCAATCTCTGTTGAGGATATTGATGGCAGG ATACGTAATATGGAACATGCAATTCAACATGAAACCCTGCCTCTGAGTGAAGAAAAGCAGTTGATTCGTGAAATCAAGCAACTGAAGCAACTTCGTGAAAAGCTCTCTTCTGATATGGGTAGGCAGGATAATGTTCAGTCGGCTTTAGTTCAGAAAGATGAAATTGAAGCACGTTTGAAG TTACTGAGAAAGGAACTCGATATACTCAGAGATAATGTCATGAAAGCTGAAGCTGTCACTACAGCTGCAAGAAAGAGGtatgatgaagaaaatgaaaagttcaATGAATTACACGCTCAGTTTAAAGCAGCGGATAATATTCGCCAAGAAGCATATGCACATTTACAGAGCTTGAAGAAACAGTTGCATGATAAG AACGAACACTTTTGGAAGTACAAGGATGACATTAGGGCAGCTACTGATTTAGCATCAGAGGGCAAGAAGGAGGAACTTCAAAGACTTTGCATTAACCAG ACGGAGAGAGTTATGGAACTATGGAACAAAAACGATGAGTTCCGAAAGGAATATATCAGGTGCAACATTAGGAGCACATTGAGGAGACTGAGGACGCTGGATGGCCGGTCACTTGGTCCGGATGAGCAGCCACCTCTAATTCCCAAGGTTGTTTATGAAAGGGTGGCCAAGGATAAGCCTGTGTCCCTGCCATTAGCTGTGGAACAAGAGAAACAAATTGTGCAAGTGGAAACTGAAAAAGTGAAGCTAGTTTCTGATGCGAAAGCTGTGGAACAAAAGAAACAGACAACTAATAGATCTGAAAAGCCTGTAAAACCTGCTCCTCTGGGGAATGGCTTAGCAAATGTTTCTAGCAAAGATGAGATTGAagtggaaaaagaagaaaagcctAAGCAAACAAAGGAGGAAGAGGAGTTggccaggaagatggaggaattgagaagagaagaagaaaaagcaaaGTTGAGGGAGCTGCATTTGTTGGAGGAAAAGGCCAAGGCCAAGGAGGCCCTTGAGAGGAAAAAGCGAAATGCTGAAAAGGCCCAAGCCAGGGCTATGTTAAGAGCACAGAAGGAAGCTGAACAGAAAGAGAAG GAAAGGGAGAAGAAAGCAAGgaagaaagataaaaagaagGCGGCCACAGTAGCAGTAGAGGCTACTGATGGTGCTAATGAAGGAGAATCTGCACCAAGCTCAGAAATTCCATTGGAAACTCCCAAGGAGTCTGAAACTGGAGAGAATACCATGACCGTAGCAAAGAGGTCTAAAAAACCATCACAATTTACTAAGCAGAGCAAGGCAAAATCAATTCCACTGCCTCTTCGCAACCGTACTAAGAGAAGGATGCAGCCATGGATGTGGGTCCTGCTTACCGCTCTGGTTGTTTTTGCCTTGTTCTTGGTGGGAAACAGCAGCTTCTTGTTTGATCTTGGGTTGCAAAGGTTTGGTTTCTAA